A portion of the Bufo gargarizans isolate SCDJY-AF-19 chromosome 7, ASM1485885v1, whole genome shotgun sequence genome contains these proteins:
- the ZFYVE9 gene encoding zinc finger FYVE domain-containing protein 9: MENYFEEESCNLDKVLDEFEKNEDENVSPKLLDAKWNQILNPPSRLTENSALDNVSKSIIAIEAHLKDRSPSLMPCSNGEINDITPELSTMVTEDTSMAEDRKAQPENICSTLQCAEESLLADVTLSMSCGQNAALGEGASPGSTPSSQAIVNSESALDSDMILQSPLHVGDINQKVTETDCTKVAHVSATIEARVCPVVQSHSSINSNSTLSVWENSTEDLNSPPHSVPPMSEVRQLSPSKDVPSTENDNKNISCPLDVLTVEDDSSKNHLKASFLPSTDKQIVAGDHRPADVDQIALANDGLQPGGSSELVAEHFSDSVVTNGDKETLDWDKKSHGNDKRGDPDKILVDGVEGKLHNADGTDAVMSLQNGCDSYGMQNPTVAHNPKSLPSKEDSVTEEKEIEECKSENYTNVYEQRDDNTPEGRGLLVNASGDVLKNHLHGLGNQVAPAHGQTSKTASSMQPLSVPYGGARPKQPTHLKLQIPKPLSEMLQCDLVPPNAGCSSKNKNDFLNKSNQNDVIASDALRDKAAIRSPCFDANGDLLEDYRGPNSPCLAVSADSPDNDLLAGQYGVSATKPFTTLGEVAPVWVPDSQAPNCMKCEARFTFTKRRHHCRACGKVFCAACCSLKCKLLYMDKKEARVCVICHSVLINAQAWENMMSASVQSPNPNNPAEYCSTIPPMQQAQASGALSSPPPTVMVPVGVLKHPGTEGSQSREQRRVWFADGILPNGEAADAGKVNAAPAAGNLTVSHDTNKSSPGTSPSSETENTSGFCGSITQVGSAMNLIPEDGLPPILISTGVKGDYAVEERPSQMSVMQQLEDGGPDPLVFVLNANLLAMVKIVNYVNRKCWCFTTKGMHAVGQAELVILLQCLPDEKCLPRDVFCHFVEIYREALAGNMIGNLGHSFVSQSFLGSKEHGGFLYVTPTYQSLQDLVLPSQPYLFGILIQKWETPWAKVFPMRLMLRLGAEYRLYPCPLFSVRFRKPLFGETGHTIINVLADFRNYQYTLPVVQGLVVDMEVRKTSIKIPSNRYNEMMKAMNKSNEHVLAGGTCFNQKADSHLVCVQNDDGNYQTQAISIHKQPRKVTGSSFFVFSGALKPSSGFLAKSSIVEDGVMVQITAESMDALRQALREMKDFTITCGKADAEETQEHVYVQWVEDDKNFNKGVSSPIDGKALESVTSVKISHGSEYKANGKIIRWTEVFFLDTEEQQSGLSDPADHSRLTENVAKAFCLALCPHLKLLKEDGMTRLGLRVTLDSDQVGYQAGSNGQPLPPRYTHDLDSALVPVIHGGTCQINEGPVTMELIFYILENIS, encoded by the exons ATGGAGAACTATTTTGAGGAAGAATCTTGTAACTTGGACAAAGTGTTGGACGAATTTGAAAAGAATGAAG ATGAGAACGTTTCGCCAAAACTGTTGGATGCGAAATGGAATCAGATCCTGAATCCTCCTTCTCGTCTGACAGAGAATTCTGCGCTGGACAATGTCAGTAAATCAATCATTGCTATCGAGGCTCACCTCAAAGACCGCTCACCCAGCCTGATGCCCTGTTCCAATGGAGAGATAAATGACATCACCCCGGAGTTGTCCACTATGGTGACAGAAGACACCAGCATGGCTGAGGACAGAAAAGCCCAGCCGGAAAACATATGCAGTACTTTGCAGTGCGCCGAGGAGTCGCTGCTGGCTGATGTTACCCTAAGTATGAGCTGTGGTCAAAATGCTGCTCTTGGGGAGGGGGCGTCCCCTGGCAGCACCCCTTCAAGCCAAGCGATCGTGAACTCTGAGAGTGCCCTGGACAGTGACATGATTTTGCAAAGTCCCTTACATGTCGGTGACATCAATCAAAAAGTGACCGAAACAGACTGTACAAAAGTGGCCCATGTCTCTGCTACTATCGAAGCTAGGGTTTGTCCCGTGGTGCAGAGCCATAGCAGCATTAATAGTAATTCAACCCTAAGTGTTTGGGAAAATAGTACTGAAGACCTTAATAGTCCACCCCATTCTGTGCCCCCAATGTCCGAAGTGCGTCAGCTGTCTCCTAGCAAAGATGTCCCCAGTACagaaaatgataataaaaatatatcctGTCCACTTGATGTTCTGACTGTAGAAGATGATTCTAGTAAAAACCATCTAAAGGCCTCATTTCTTCCATCTACAGATAAGCAGATAGTTGCAGGCGATCACAGGCCTGCAGATGTTGATCAGATTGCACTAGCTAATGATGGACTCCAGCCTGGCGGGTCTTCTGAACTAGTAGCGGAGCATTTCTCAGACTCTGTTGTGACTAATGGTGATAAAGAGACACTAGATTGGGACAAAAAGTCGCACGGGAACGATAAACGTGGCGACCCAGATAAAATTCTGGTGGACGGTGTGGAAGGTAAGCTGCATAATGCTGATGGGACGGATGCTGTCATGTCTCTGCAAAATGGGTGTGATTCCTATGGAATGCAAAACCCGACTGTAGCTCATAACCCAAAGAGTTTGCCATCGAAAGAAGACTCTGTGACGGAGGAGAAAGAAATCGAGGAGTGCAAGTCAGAAAATTACACTAATGTTTACGAGCAGAGGGATGACAACACTCCAGAGGGGAGAGGACTTTTGGTAAATGCCAGTGGGGATGTCTTGAAGAACCACTTGCATGGTCTCGGCAATCAGGTAGCACCTGCGCATGGGCAGACTTCAAAGACAGCCAGCAGCATGCAACCTCTTAGTGTCCCCTATGGTGGAGCACGCCCAAAGCAGCCAACTCATCTCAAGCTGCAGATCCCAAAGCCATTATCTGAGATGTTACAGTGCGACCTGGTCCCCCCCAACGCTGGCTGCAGCTCCAAAAACAAAAACGACTTCTTAAATAAGTCAAATCaaaatgacgtcatcgcgtcggATGCTCTCCGCGACAAAGCTGCCATTCGTAGCCCTTGTTTTGATGCAAACGGTGACCTGCTCGAAGATTACAGGGGCCCCAACAGTCCGTGCCTTGCCGTGTCCGCAGACAGCCCTGATAACGACCTCCTCGCTGGGCAGTATGGCGTTTCTGCCACCAAGCCATTCACAACTCTAGGAGAGGTGGCTCCAGTCTGGGTTCCTGATTCTCAAGCCCCTAACTGTATGAAATGTGAGGCGAGGTTCACATTTACAAAACGGAGACACCACTGCAGAGCATGTGGAAAG GTGTTCTGCGCTGCCTGCTGCAGCCTCAAATGCAAACTACTGTACATGGATAAGAAAGAGGCCCGTGTGTGCGTTATCTGCCATTCTGTGCTCATCAATG CCCAGGCATGGGAGAACATGATGAGTGCGTCAGTTCAAAGCCCAAACCCTAACAACCCCGCCGAGTACTGCTCTACCATCCCCCCAATGCAGCAGGCACAAGCTTCCGGAGCCCTCAGTTCCCCACCTCCGACTGTCATGGTACCCGTTGGAGTTCTAAAACATCCAGGAACTGAAG GATCCCAGTccagggagcagaggcgggtctGGTTTGCGGATGGCATTTTACCGAATGGGGAAGCTGCTGATGCAGGAAAAGTGAACGCAGCCCCAGCGGCTGGAAACCTGACAGTATCCCATGACACCAACAAATCCTCCCCCGGCACTTCACCGTCATCAGAG ACTGAGAACACATCTGGGTTCTGTGGCAGTATAACTCAGGTCGGCAGTGCAATGAACCTTATACCAGAGGACGGTCTTCCCCCGATTCTTATCTCCACCGGCGTCAAAGGAG ATTATGCTGTGGAAGAACGCCCCTCCCAGATGTCTGTCATGCAGCAACTGGAAGATGGGGGACCCGATCCCCTGGTGTTCGTCCTGAACGCAAATCTTTTGGCAATGGTGAAGATTGTGAATT ATGTGAACAGGAAGTGTTGGTGTTTCACCACAAAAGGAATGCACGCCGTGGGCCAAGCTGAGCTCGTCATCCTCCTGCAGTGTCTCCCTGACGAGAAGTGCCTGCCCAGGGATGTCTTCTGTCACTTTGTGGAGATTTACCGGGAAGCATTGGCAG GTAATATGATTGGAAACTTGGGACACTCGTTTGTCAGCCAAAGCTTCCTAGGCAGTAAGGAACATGGAGGGTTCCTGTATGTTACACCCACATACCAGTCCCTTCAAGACCTGGTACTTCCTTCACAGCCCTATCTGTTTGGAATCCTCATTCAGAAATGGGAGACACCGTGGGCCAAAGTTTTTCCCATGCGGCTCATGCTTCGCCTGGGAGCAGAGTATAGAT TGTACCCCTGTCCGCTCTTCAGTGTCAGATTCCGGAAGCCGCTGTTCGGGGAGACTGGCCACACAATCATTAATGTCTTAGCA GATTTTCGAAATTACCAGTACACGCTGCCGGTCGTCCAGGGCTTGGTAGTAGATATGGAAGTCAGAAAAACCAGCATCAAGATCCCCAGCAATCGATACAATGAG ATGATGAAAGCCATGAACAAATCTAATGAACATGTCCTGGCCGGGGGCACATGCTTCAACCAGAAGGCAGATTCCCACTTGGTGTGCGTGCAGAACGATGACGGCAATTACCAAACACAAGCCATCAGTATTCATAAGCAGCCACGCAAAG TTACCGGTTCCAGTTTCTTTGTCTTCAGTGGAGCACTTAAGCCGTCTTCTGGCTTCCTGGCAAAGTCTAGCATTGTAGAAG ACGGAGTGATGGTTCAGATCACAGCGGAGAGCATGGATGCCCTAAGACAAGCCTTGCGGGAGATGAAAGACTTCACCATCACTTGTGGGAAGGCGGATGCCGAGGAGACGCAGGAACACGTCTATGTACAATGGGTGGAAGATGACAAAAACTTCAACAAGGG TGTTTCCAGCCCAATTGATGGCAAAGCCTTGGAGTCTGTAACCAGCGTCAAGATTTCCCATGGCTCCGAATACAAAGCCAATGGCAAAATCATTCGTTGGACTGAG